The proteins below come from a single Crossiella sp. CA-258035 genomic window:
- a CDS encoding ABC transporter substrate-binding protein, translated as MGNLVLTQQRDVALPPGDVFGLLGQDKAAGWLFGADYDAFMVGGLVRFELPVNPSDPQSPTIEAVGRIAYLDPPHKIVIEQQVPWPGRVSCTMTLTNGGRGTTVRLGVEVPDDAVTWLLRQRGYDPLEELAGPRTIRIGVLVSKSGPASIFGGPSENLARMAADEVNADGGVDGCQLQVVVRDDASSPDIGAEQLRRLVHADGCRVVITNCTSAVFPALARWARRLGVLLVHTPINEGGRYSPNVVRLGERPSAQLRAALPALVAETGGRTFLCGDDYVWPRVCNREARRIIERLGGSVVAERYKPLGTKDFADVIEEIISTGASLVISTFVGSDEAHFERQSHAAGLRSRCRTLSMAFDESTRELTGGVAAQGVYSAFSYFQEVDSATNTAFLHRYRNRFGATAAPLSSITESIYEAIHMLASSGALRRDFDLGAVSAAMREQRESALWRSARPAQGKAPLFLAKAVPHGFTIVER; from the coding sequence GTGGGGAACCTCGTACTGACGCAGCAGCGGGACGTCGCCCTGCCACCGGGGGATGTCTTCGGACTGCTGGGACAGGACAAAGCGGCAGGCTGGCTCTTCGGCGCGGACTACGACGCGTTCATGGTCGGCGGACTGGTCCGCTTCGAGCTCCCGGTCAACCCATCCGACCCGCAGAGCCCGACCATCGAGGCCGTGGGCCGCATCGCCTACCTGGACCCACCGCACAAGATCGTCATCGAGCAGCAGGTGCCCTGGCCCGGCCGGGTCTCCTGCACCATGACCCTGACCAACGGCGGTCGCGGCACCACCGTCCGCCTCGGCGTCGAGGTGCCGGACGACGCGGTCACCTGGTTGCTGCGGCAGCGCGGTTACGACCCCCTCGAGGAGCTGGCCGGACCGCGCACGATCCGGATCGGCGTGCTGGTCAGCAAGTCCGGCCCGGCCAGCATCTTCGGCGGGCCGAGTGAGAACCTGGCCAGGATGGCCGCCGACGAGGTCAACGCCGACGGCGGCGTGGACGGCTGCCAGCTCCAGGTCGTGGTCCGCGACGACGCCAGCTCGCCCGACATCGGCGCCGAACAGCTCCGTCGCCTGGTCCACGCCGACGGCTGCCGGGTGGTGATCACCAACTGCACCTCCGCTGTGTTCCCCGCCCTGGCCCGCTGGGCCCGGCGGCTGGGTGTCCTGCTCGTGCACACGCCGATCAACGAGGGCGGCCGCTACTCGCCCAACGTGGTGCGCCTGGGGGAGCGGCCCTCCGCCCAGTTGCGTGCCGCGCTGCCCGCGCTGGTCGCCGAGACCGGCGGCCGCACCTTCCTGTGCGGCGATGACTACGTCTGGCCGCGCGTGTGCAACCGCGAGGCCCGCCGCATCATCGAACGGCTCGGCGGCTCAGTGGTCGCCGAACGGTACAAACCCTTGGGCACCAAGGACTTCGCCGACGTCATCGAGGAGATCATCAGCACCGGCGCCAGCCTGGTGATCTCCACCTTCGTCGGCTCCGACGAAGCCCACTTCGAGCGCCAGAGCCATGCCGCGGGCCTGCGGTCCCGCTGCCGGACGCTGTCCATGGCCTTCGACGAGTCCACCCGCGAGCTGACCGGCGGCGTCGCCGCCCAGGGCGTGTACAGCGCGTTCAGCTACTTCCAAGAGGTCGACTCCGCAACCAACACCGCCTTTCTTCACCGCTACCGGAACCGCTTCGGCGCCACTGCCGCACCGCTGTCCAGCATCACCGAATCGATCTACGAGGCCATCCACATGCTCGCCTCCAGCGGCGCCCTCCGCCGGGACTTCGACCTGGGCGCCGTGTCGGCGGCGATGCGCGAGCAACGCGAGTCCGCACTCTGGCGTTCCGCACGTCCGGCCCAGGGCAAGGCGCCGCTGTTCCTCGCCAAGGCCGTGCCCCACGGTTTCACCATCGTCGAGCGCTGA
- a CDS encoding class I SAM-dependent methyltransferase, whose protein sequence is MNRALDADELQSEFDAHARRYDLLVGANLGYHRDLRRAASRLGLREQGGGQRVLDLGCGTGASTAAVLAAYPLATVVGADASGGMLAAARGKPWPGSVSFVHARAERLAAAGVRGPFDAIFAGYLLRNVADPDAVLTDLLALLRPGGHLVLHDYTLDRRPLSRLVWTAVCWGVIIPAGLLTTGRTGLYRYLWRSVLDFDRVDALQDRLRRNGFTEVRAGSAGGWQRGVTHTVRGRRELDGGTA, encoded by the coding sequence ATGAACCGAGCGCTGGACGCCGATGAGCTGCAGAGCGAGTTCGACGCGCACGCCCGCCGCTACGACCTGCTGGTGGGCGCGAACCTCGGTTACCACCGGGACCTGCGCCGCGCCGCGAGCCGCCTCGGCCTGCGCGAACAGGGCGGCGGGCAGCGGGTGCTGGACCTGGGCTGCGGCACCGGCGCCTCCACCGCCGCCGTGCTGGCCGCCTACCCGCTGGCTACCGTGGTCGGCGCGGACGCCTCCGGCGGCATGCTGGCCGCCGCGCGCGGCAAGCCGTGGCCGGGCAGCGTGTCCTTCGTGCACGCCAGGGCCGAGCGGCTGGCCGCGGCCGGGGTGCGCGGGCCCTTCGACGCGATCTTCGCCGGGTACCTGCTGCGCAACGTCGCCGACCCGGACGCCGTGCTCACCGACCTGCTCGCGCTGCTGCGCCCCGGCGGCCACCTGGTGCTGCACGACTACACCCTGGACCGCCGACCGCTCAGCCGCCTGGTCTGGACCGCGGTGTGCTGGGGCGTGATCATCCCGGCCGGGCTGCTCACCACCGGGCGCACCGGCCTCTACCGCTACCTCTGGCGCAGCGTGCTGGACTTCGACCGGGTGGACGCGCTCCAGGACCGGCTGCGCCGCAACGGCTTCACCGAGGTCCGCGCCGGATCGGCCGGGGGCTGGCAACGCGGCGTCACGCACACCGTGCGCGGCCGCCGGGAACTCGACGGAGGCACCGCATGA
- a CDS encoding zinc finger protein, with protein MTILPEHGLPAEFGSPSPEQLLFYWMPVEGRRHAICGAHGSHRPGQPADTLCGRQVLTRTASEHEWIRWATCDDCWHIAKTAQAALSRRT; from the coding sequence ATGACCATCCTGCCCGAGCACGGGCTGCCCGCGGAGTTCGGCAGCCCCAGCCCCGAGCAGCTGCTCTTCTACTGGATGCCGGTGGAGGGCAGGCGGCACGCCATCTGCGGCGCGCACGGCTCGCACCGGCCGGGCCAGCCCGCGGACACCCTGTGCGGGCGCCAGGTCCTCACCCGCACCGCCTCTGAGCACGAGTGGATCCGCTGGGCGACCTGCGACGACTGCTGGCACATCGCCAAGACCGCGCAGGCCGCGCTGTCCCGCCGGACCTGA
- a CDS encoding 3-hydroxybutyrate dehydrogenase, whose protein sequence is MTTQPGLIGRTALVTGAASGIGLAISKMLACAGATVHLVDKNGPAVHTAAEDYGGVAHEIDLSDPAAIDTLPSTVDILVNNAGMQHVAGISEFPPEVFRLMQDVMVTAPFLILRKVLPHMYQRRWGRVVNISSVHGLRASPFKSAYVAAKHGLEGLSKVVALEGAPYGVTSNCINPAYVRTPLVEKQVTDLSHAHRISEEEVLTDVLLDRTAVKRLLEPAQVAEAVLWLCSQQSGHLTGISIPIDGGWTAR, encoded by the coding sequence ATGACCACTCAACCAGGGCTGATCGGGCGCACCGCACTGGTCACCGGCGCCGCCAGCGGCATCGGACTGGCCATCTCCAAGATGCTGGCCTGCGCGGGCGCGACCGTGCACCTGGTGGACAAGAACGGCCCGGCGGTGCACACCGCGGCCGAGGACTACGGCGGCGTGGCACACGAGATCGACCTCAGCGATCCCGCCGCGATCGACACTCTTCCGTCCACAGTGGACATTCTGGTGAACAACGCCGGCATGCAGCACGTGGCCGGGATCAGCGAGTTCCCGCCGGAGGTGTTCCGGTTGATGCAGGACGTGATGGTCACCGCGCCGTTCCTGATCCTGCGGAAGGTGTTGCCGCACATGTACCAGCGGCGGTGGGGGCGGGTGGTCAACATTTCGTCCGTGCACGGGCTGCGCGCCAGTCCGTTCAAGTCGGCTTATGTCGCGGCCAAGCACGGGTTGGAGGGGTTGAGCAAGGTGGTCGCGCTGGAGGGGGCTCCGTACGGGGTTACCAGCAACTGCATCAACCCGGCTTATGTGCGGACGCCGTTGGTGGAGAAGCAGGTGACTGACCTTTCGCATGCGCATCGGATCAGTGAGGAGGAGGTGCTGACCGATGTCCTGCTGGATCGGACCGCGGTGAAGCGGCTGCTGGAGCCTGCGCAGGTGGCTGAGGCTGTGTTGTGGTTGTGCAGTCAGCAAAGCGGGCATCTCACCGGAATCTCCATCCCTATCGACGGCGGTTGGACTGCGCGGTGA
- a CDS encoding metalloregulator ArsR/SmtB family transcription factor, with protein sequence MGAERAWWVVAVGGGASAFDALADDTRRTVLSLLREHGELTVTQLAGHIDHIGRTAVSMQLKVLREAGMVQERPAGKYRYYSLRVEPINDVVAFLSTLYGASLDGLATITEKHRDPEAEQRRWGTSY encoded by the coding sequence ATGGGGGCCGAGCGAGCATGGTGGGTGGTTGCTGTGGGCGGTGGTGCGTCCGCATTTGACGCGTTGGCCGACGACACCCGTCGCACCGTGCTCAGCCTGCTGCGCGAGCACGGCGAACTGACCGTCACCCAGCTGGCCGGGCACATCGACCACATCGGCCGCACTGCGGTGTCGATGCAGCTCAAGGTGCTGCGCGAGGCCGGCATGGTGCAGGAGCGCCCCGCGGGCAAGTACCGCTACTACTCCCTCCGGGTCGAACCGATCAACGATGTGGTGGCGTTCCTGAGCACCCTGTACGGAGCGTCGCTGGACGGACTCGCTACGATCACGGAGAAGCACCGCGATCCGGAGGCGGAACAGCGCAGGTGGGGAACCTCGTACTGA
- a CDS encoding DUF5914 domain-containing protein codes for MPRRGLPLRLLNTPAWPEQEPTWRAAKPGLIAAALKRAQARPAGNWFVLAASTEVPATRPFGRTIAGVEVVAWRGTDGTLHAAPGSCPHLGAPLCQAAVHGGKLLCRWHGLALGAEGFPGWQPFPAHDDGVLAWVRLDSVGGEEPLPEPVLPQRPAAGALSAVATVLGRCEPEDVVANRLDPWHGAWFHPYSFANLRVVSAPEHDEEEDRFLVEVTFRLGGRVGVPVLAAFTCPEPRTVVMHIVEGEGTGSVVETHATPLGPGRTAVIEATIAHSDRPGFRFARAAAPVVRPVMRWAAERLWRDDLDYAERRYALRRTGRFPG; via the coding sequence ATGCCCCGCCGTGGTCTGCCGTTGCGATTGCTGAACACCCCGGCCTGGCCGGAGCAGGAGCCGACCTGGCGGGCGGCCAAGCCCGGTCTGATCGCCGCCGCCCTCAAGCGCGCGCAGGCCCGGCCGGCCGGGAACTGGTTCGTGCTGGCCGCCAGCACGGAGGTCCCCGCCACTAGGCCGTTCGGTCGAACCATCGCCGGGGTCGAGGTGGTGGCCTGGCGCGGCACCGACGGCACGCTGCACGCCGCGCCCGGCTCGTGTCCGCACCTGGGCGCGCCGCTGTGCCAGGCCGCGGTGCACGGCGGGAAGCTGTTGTGCCGCTGGCACGGGCTGGCCCTGGGCGCGGAAGGTTTCCCGGGCTGGCAGCCGTTTCCCGCGCACGACGACGGTGTGCTGGCCTGGGTCCGGCTGGACTCCGTCGGCGGCGAGGAACCGCTGCCGGAACCCGTGCTGCCGCAACGCCCCGCCGCCGGCGCGCTGTCCGCGGTGGCCACCGTGCTCGGCCGTTGCGAGCCGGAGGACGTGGTGGCCAACCGGCTGGATCCCTGGCACGGGGCCTGGTTCCACCCGTACTCCTTCGCCAACCTGCGGGTGGTCTCCGCCCCGGAGCACGACGAGGAGGAGGACCGCTTCCTGGTCGAGGTGACCTTCAGGCTGGGCGGCCGGGTCGGGGTGCCGGTGCTGGCGGCCTTCACCTGCCCGGAGCCGCGCACGGTGGTGATGCACATCGTCGAGGGCGAGGGCACCGGCAGTGTGGTGGAAACCCATGCCACGCCACTGGGCCCTGGCCGCACCGCGGTGATCGAGGCGACCATCGCGCACTCCGACCGGCCCGGTTTCCGCTTCGCCAGGGCCGCCGCGCCGGTGGTGCGGCCGGTGATGCGCTGGGCGGCGGAACGGTTGTGGCGGGACGACCTGGACTACGCCGAGCGGCGGTACGCCTTGCGCCGCACCGGCCGCTTCCCCGGCTGA
- a CDS encoding BTAD domain-containing putative transcriptional regulator has product MRFGVLGPLAVWTAEGTPVPVPGPEVRALLAALLAREGEWTPVPALIDDLWQSDLPANPVNALQIRVSRLRRALDAAEPGARALIEYRADSYRLQAPTDAAEFQALLRRARTAAPHSRAAHLTEALARWRGPALPEFAEAPFAAPVRQRWQELRLTAVADLAEARLALGEQHTVLAELAEWVRRHPAHERLRASHLRALYLAGRQPEALAGYAEFRACLTDQGLDPSPALTALHQAILTRDPALTPEPVRHPGNLPAPVTELIGRETNLADLRKALASARLVTLTGPGGVGKTRLALAAAAEHTEPDGAWLVELAGVRAADPLAEAVMTVLGIRENTMLGPIPAADPLDHHHRLTAYLAGKRLLLLLDNCEHLPDEVATLSRALLHAAPGLRILTTSREPLSTPGELVHPVAPLDLPADHEDPLQSSAVRLFHARAQDADPAFTLTPANTPAVIALVRDLDGLPLALELAAAKIRSLGVHQLAARLDDRFRLHATGNRGNPARQRTLHALLDWSWDLLTDPERVVLRRLAVLDGGTLPAIEAICADTPLPGTEASGPGPAVAAHEVAEVLSRLVDRSMVTVVDGGARYRLLHTVAAYARARLTDAGEAKAVRARHSHHYLTLAETTPSADLAALDAERGNFQCALDTAVAQEHAAHALRLADALAWYWLRRGRVRQAARWCADALALPGPPSAARARVRCWAAGIAIVADLEPDQAASARTALTAFDDLDDPVGEAMAHWFLAYVLLHSGDLDTSEELTTRAATAFRALGHSWGLAVTTCVQANHALTRGDLTTAHTHAEAAVALFRAVGDRGGELLTTYPRATLAELHGDHDLAERLHRDGLALAEDLGMWAEAADRLCGLGRIALLRGDHHTARDLLTRAGELATERGFKPGQVHVALTQGQLARRTGDFTEAEQHLSQAAAWYRRTGRAPGYTTVLTELGHLANHQGDPAQARTHHAQALTFARHLGNPHAEATALEGLAATHLPDAPTESARLLGTAHRLRERTGTPLADRSDLDQITAATRDALGEQAFALAFSNGSTAPG; this is encoded by the coding sequence GTGCGGTTCGGGGTGCTGGGTCCACTCGCGGTGTGGACCGCCGAGGGCACACCCGTCCCGGTCCCCGGTCCCGAGGTGCGCGCCCTGCTGGCCGCGCTGCTGGCCCGCGAGGGCGAGTGGACGCCGGTGCCCGCCCTGATCGACGACCTGTGGCAGTCGGACCTCCCGGCGAACCCGGTCAACGCGCTGCAGATCCGCGTCTCCCGCCTGCGCCGCGCCCTGGACGCCGCCGAACCGGGCGCCCGCGCCCTGATCGAGTACCGCGCGGACAGCTACCGCCTGCAAGCCCCCACCGACGCCGCCGAGTTCCAGGCCCTGCTCCGCCGCGCGCGCACCGCCGCCCCGCACTCCCGCGCCGCCCACCTGACCGAGGCCCTGGCCCGGTGGCGCGGCCCGGCCCTGCCCGAGTTCGCCGAGGCCCCCTTCGCCGCCCCGGTGCGCCAGCGCTGGCAGGAGCTACGGCTGACCGCCGTCGCCGACCTGGCCGAAGCACGCCTGGCCCTTGGCGAGCAGCACACCGTGCTGGCCGAGCTCGCCGAGTGGGTGCGCCGCCACCCTGCCCACGAACGCCTGCGCGCCAGCCACCTGCGGGCCCTGTACCTGGCCGGCCGCCAGCCCGAGGCCCTGGCCGGTTACGCCGAGTTCCGCGCCTGCCTGACAGACCAGGGCTTGGACCCCAGCCCGGCGCTGACCGCACTGCACCAGGCGATCCTCACCCGAGACCCCGCCCTGACCCCCGAGCCGGTCCGCCACCCCGGCAACCTCCCCGCCCCGGTCACCGAGCTGATCGGCCGCGAGACCAACCTCGCCGACCTGCGCAAAGCCCTCGCCAGCGCCCGCCTGGTCACCCTCACCGGCCCCGGCGGCGTGGGCAAGACCCGCCTGGCCCTGGCCGCCGCGGCCGAACACACCGAACCCGACGGCGCCTGGCTGGTCGAACTCGCCGGTGTGCGCGCCGCCGACCCGCTGGCCGAGGCGGTGATGACCGTGCTCGGCATCCGGGAGAACACCATGCTCGGCCCCATCCCCGCCGCCGACCCGCTGGACCACCACCACCGCCTCACCGCCTACCTGGCAGGCAAGCGACTCCTGCTCCTGCTGGACAACTGCGAACACCTCCCCGACGAGGTCGCCACCCTGTCCCGCGCCCTCCTGCACGCCGCCCCCGGCCTGCGCATCCTCACCACCAGCCGCGAACCCCTGTCCACCCCCGGCGAACTGGTCCACCCCGTCGCCCCCCTGGACCTCCCCGCCGACCACGAAGACCCGCTCCAGTCCAGCGCCGTCCGCCTCTTCCACGCCCGAGCCCAGGACGCCGACCCCGCCTTCACCCTCACCCCCGCCAACACCCCCGCGGTCATCGCCCTGGTCCGCGACCTGGACGGCCTCCCCCTGGCCCTGGAACTAGCCGCTGCCAAGATCCGCTCCCTTGGCGTGCACCAGCTCGCCGCCCGCCTGGACGACCGCTTCCGCCTGCACGCCACCGGAAACCGAGGCAACCCAGCCCGCCAGCGCACCCTGCACGCGTTGCTGGACTGGAGCTGGGACCTGCTCACCGACCCGGAACGAGTGGTGCTGCGCCGCCTGGCAGTGCTCGACGGCGGCACCCTGCCCGCGATCGAAGCGATCTGCGCCGACACCCCGCTACCAGGGACCGAAGCCTCTGGCCCCGGCCCGGCCGTCGCGGCGCACGAGGTCGCCGAGGTGCTCTCCCGCCTCGTCGACCGCTCGATGGTCACCGTGGTCGACGGCGGCGCGCGCTACCGCCTGCTGCACACCGTCGCCGCCTACGCCCGGGCCCGCCTGACCGACGCCGGCGAGGCGAAAGCCGTGCGCGCCAGGCACTCCCACCACTACCTCACCCTGGCCGAGACCACCCCCAGCGCCGACCTGGCCGCCCTGGACGCCGAACGCGGCAACTTCCAGTGCGCCCTGGACACCGCCGTCGCCCAGGAGCACGCCGCCCACGCCCTGCGCCTGGCCGACGCCCTGGCCTGGTACTGGCTGCGGCGCGGCCGCGTGCGCCAGGCCGCCCGCTGGTGCGCCGACGCGCTCGCGCTGCCCGGCCCGCCCTCGGCCGCGCGAGCCCGGGTGCGCTGCTGGGCCGCGGGCATCGCGATCGTCGCCGACCTCGAACCCGACCAGGCAGCCAGCGCTCGCACCGCCCTCACCGCCTTCGACGACCTAGACGACCCGGTGGGCGAGGCCATGGCGCACTGGTTCCTCGCCTACGTCCTGCTGCACTCCGGCGACCTGGACACCAGCGAGGAGCTAACCACCCGCGCCGCGACCGCCTTCCGCGCCCTCGGCCACTCCTGGGGCCTGGCCGTCACCACCTGCGTGCAGGCCAACCACGCCCTGACCCGCGGCGACCTGACCACCGCGCACACCCACGCCGAAGCCGCGGTCGCCCTGTTCCGCGCCGTCGGCGACCGCGGCGGCGAACTGCTCACCACCTACCCGCGCGCCACCCTCGCCGAACTGCACGGCGACCACGACCTGGCCGAGCGGCTGCACCGCGACGGCCTCGCCCTGGCCGAAGACCTCGGCATGTGGGCCGAGGCCGCCGACCGCCTGTGCGGCCTCGGTCGCATCGCGCTGCTCCGCGGCGACCACCACACCGCCCGCGACCTGCTCACCCGGGCAGGTGAACTGGCCACCGAACGCGGCTTCAAACCCGGCCAGGTGCACGTCGCCCTCACCCAGGGCCAGCTCGCCCGCCGCACCGGCGACTTCACCGAGGCCGAACAGCACCTCAGCCAAGCCGCCGCCTGGTACCGCCGCACCGGCCGCGCCCCCGGCTACACCACCGTCCTCACCGAGCTGGGCCACCTGGCCAACCACCAGGGCGACCCCGCCCAAGCCAGAACCCACCACGCCCAGGCCCTGACCTTCGCCCGCCACCTGGGCAACCCGCACGCCGAAGCCACCGCCCTGGAAGGCCTGGCAGCCACCCACCTCCCTGACGCCCCAACGGAATCCGCCCGCTTGCTGGGCACGGCCCACCGCTTGCGCGAGCGCACCGGAACTCCGCTCGCCGACCGCAGCGACCTGGACCAGATCACCGCTGCGACCCGGGATGCCTTGGGAGAGCAGGCATTCGCGCTCGCGTTCAGCAACGGTTCCACCGCGCCCGGCTGA
- a CDS encoding amidase codes for MGTVPPSIEDLRALAKRYNFTLDDADLESFRGLMAPTLASYDAVEKLYAELAPPMPSRSYAVPSPAENPLNAWQLYTELSTREDGPLAGRRVVIKDNIAVAGVPMGNGSRSLQGFVPREDATAVRRLLDAGATIVGKGTCEDLCYSAGSHTAHSGPVRNPWDPERTSGGSSSGPAVLVATGEADLALGGDQGGSIRIPAAFCGVVGHKPTYGLVPCTGAFSMDNTLDHLGPITRTVRDAALMLTALAGHDPEDPRQDSALKPRDYLKRLDEGVKGLRIGLLTEGFDIPGLSEPGVDDAVRNAAHALEQAGARVTPISVPWHRTGMAVWTVIATDGIAWQMIEGNGIGRNWAGRYDPELIAHFGRGRAEHADAFSETVKLVTLNGGYTIDKYHGAHYGMAQNLVPHLIKGYDQALAEVDVLVLPTAPHVPKPLPGPGASREEYVVAALGLVPNVAPFDASGHPAIAVPAGRVDGLPVSMMIVGPHHRDDLCLRVARAVETALGGFPPAPAHAFAATREQP; via the coding sequence ATGGGAACAGTCCCTCCCAGTATCGAAGATCTCCGCGCGCTTGCCAAGCGTTACAACTTCACCCTCGACGACGCCGATCTGGAGTCCTTCCGCGGGCTGATGGCCCCCACGCTGGCCTCCTACGACGCGGTGGAGAAGCTCTACGCCGAACTCGCCCCGCCGATGCCCAGCCGCAGCTACGCCGTGCCCAGCCCGGCGGAGAACCCGCTCAACGCCTGGCAGCTCTACACCGAGCTGTCCACCCGCGAGGACGGCCCGCTGGCCGGGCGCAGGGTGGTCATCAAGGACAACATCGCGGTGGCCGGCGTGCCGATGGGCAACGGCTCCCGCTCGTTACAAGGCTTCGTGCCGCGCGAGGACGCCACCGCGGTGCGCCGACTGCTCGACGCGGGCGCGACCATCGTCGGCAAGGGCACCTGCGAGGACCTCTGCTACTCCGCGGGCAGCCACACCGCCCACTCCGGCCCGGTGCGCAACCCGTGGGACCCCGAGCGCACCTCCGGCGGCTCCTCCTCCGGGCCCGCGGTGCTGGTGGCCACCGGCGAGGCCGACCTGGCCCTCGGCGGCGACCAGGGCGGCTCGATCCGCATCCCGGCCGCCTTCTGCGGCGTGGTCGGCCACAAGCCCACCTACGGGCTGGTGCCCTGCACCGGCGCGTTCAGCATGGACAACACCCTCGACCACCTGGGCCCGATCACCCGCACCGTGCGCGATGCCGCGCTGATGCTGACCGCGCTGGCCGGGCACGACCCCGAGGACCCGCGCCAGGACTCCGCGCTCAAGCCGCGCGACTACCTCAAGCGCCTGGACGAGGGCGTCAAGGGCCTGCGGATCGGCCTGCTCACCGAGGGTTTCGACATCCCGGGGCTGTCCGAGCCCGGGGTCGACGACGCCGTCCGCAACGCCGCCCACGCCCTGGAACAGGCGGGCGCGCGGGTCACCCCGATCTCGGTGCCCTGGCACCGCACCGGCATGGCCGTCTGGACGGTCATCGCCACCGACGGCATCGCCTGGCAGATGATCGAGGGCAACGGGATCGGCCGGAACTGGGCCGGGCGCTACGACCCCGAGCTGATCGCGCACTTCGGCCGCGGCCGCGCCGAGCACGCCGACGCCTTCTCCGAGACGGTCAAGCTGGTCACCCTCAACGGCGGCTACACCATCGACAAGTACCACGGCGCGCACTACGGCATGGCGCAGAACCTGGTGCCGCACCTGATCAAGGGCTACGACCAGGCGCTGGCCGAGGTCGACGTGCTGGTGCTGCCCACCGCCCCGCACGTGCCCAAACCGCTGCCCGGCCCGGGGGCCAGCCGCGAGGAGTACGTGGTCGCCGCGCTGGGCCTGGTGCCCAACGTGGCCCCCTTCGACGCCAGCGGCCACCCCGCGATCGCGGTCCCGGCGGGCCGGGTGGACGGCCTGCCGGTGAGCATGATGATCGTCGGACCGCACCACCGCGACGACCTGTGCCTGCGCGTGGCCAGGGCCGTCGAGACCGCGCTGGGTGGCTTCCCGCCCGCACCCGCGCACGCCTTCGCCGCGACCAGGGAGCAGCCATGA
- a CDS encoding FAD-dependent oxidoreductase, producing MIPLGTDRRAVKHLPRGSRADVKHLPARPRVVVVGGGIAGLAAATALSDRGVQVVLLEREAYLGGRVGGWPVTLADGSEATMTRGFHAFFRQYYNLRQLLRRADPELRALTPLTDYPLLHSNGHADTFAGLPTTPPWNAAAFALRSPTFTWAELSTVDGRRAMTLLDVRVPETYAELDHIDAVEFLDRIGFPVAARDLAFEVFSRSFFSDPRLLSAAELAVMFHIYFLGSSEGLVFDVAADPFPHGLWEPLGRYLSGRGVDIRTGVRVAAVEPSARRRYAVHLADSLAPLEADAVVLATDVGGLRTIVGDSPGIATADWRGTVSRLRTAPRFGVLRLWLDRPVRADRAGFLGTAGFGPLDNISVLDRYEHQARDWAARRDGAVVELHAYAIPADAVLVDVRAELLAQLGKVYPETADARIVDERFEIRSDCPLFLPGTYTERLTVTTPEDFLVVAGDHVRTGLPVALMERAATSGFQAANAVLGQWDVQGRTLWTVPTQGRSPLLRTLARRLR from the coding sequence ATGATCCCCCTGGGCACCGACCGGCGCGCGGTCAAACACCTGCCGCGCGGCAGCCGCGCCGACGTCAAGCACCTGCCTGCCCGGCCCAGGGTGGTGGTGGTCGGCGGCGGCATCGCCGGGCTGGCCGCGGCCACCGCGCTGTCGGACCGGGGCGTGCAGGTGGTGCTGCTGGAACGCGAGGCCTACCTCGGCGGGCGGGTCGGCGGCTGGCCGGTGACCCTGGCCGACGGCAGCGAAGCCACCATGACCCGGGGTTTCCACGCCTTCTTCCGCCAGTACTACAACCTGCGCCAGCTGCTGCGCCGCGCCGACCCCGAGCTGCGCGCGCTCACCCCGCTGACCGACTACCCGCTGCTGCACAGCAACGGCCACGCCGACACCTTCGCCGGGCTGCCCACCACCCCGCCGTGGAACGCCGCCGCGTTCGCCTTGCGCAGCCCCACCTTCACCTGGGCCGAACTGTCCACAGTGGACGGGCGAAGAGCGATGACGCTGCTCGACGTGCGGGTGCCGGAGACCTACGCCGAGCTCGACCACATCGACGCGGTGGAGTTCCTGGACCGGATCGGCTTCCCGGTGGCGGCCAGGGACCTGGCCTTCGAGGTGTTCTCCCGCAGCTTCTTCAGCGATCCCCGGCTGCTGTCCGCGGCCGAACTGGCGGTGATGTTCCACATCTACTTCCTCGGCTCCAGCGAGGGCCTGGTCTTCGACGTGGCCGCCGACCCGTTCCCGCACGGCCTGTGGGAACCGTTGGGGCGCTACCTCTCCGGCCGCGGCGTGGACATCCGCACCGGCGTGCGGGTGGCCGCGGTGGAGCCCAGCGCCCGCCGCCGCTACGCGGTGCACCTGGCCGACTCACTGGCCCCGCTGGAGGCCGACGCGGTGGTGCTGGCCACCGATGTCGGCGGCCTGCGCACCATCGTCGGCGACTCCCCCGGCATCGCCACCGCGGACTGGCGCGGCACGGTCAGCAGGCTGCGCACCGCACCCCGCTTCGGCGTGCTGCGCCTGTGGCTGGACCGGCCGGTGCGCGCCGACCGGGCAGGTTTCCTGGGCACCGCCGGGTTCGGGCCGTTGGACAACATCAGCGTGCTGGACCGCTACGAGCACCAGGCCAGGGACTGGGCGGCCCGCCGCGACGGCGCGGTGGTCGAACTGCACGCCTACGCCATCCCCGCGGACGCGGTGCTGGTCGACGTGCGCGCGGAACTGCTGGCCCAGCTGGGCAAGGTGTACCCGGAGACCGCGGACGCCCGGATCGTGGACGAGCGCTTCGAGATCCGCTCGGACTGCCCGCTGTTCCTGCCCGGCACCTACACCGAGCGGTTAACGGTGACCACTCCGGAGGACTTCCTGGTGGTGGCGGGCGACCACGTGCGCACCGGACTACCGGTGGCGCTGATGGAACGCGCGGCCACCTCGGGCTTCCAGGCCGCCAACGCGGTGCTGGGCCAGTGGGACGTGCAGGGCCGGACGCTGTGGACGGTGCCCACCCAGGGCCGCAGCCCGCTGCTGCGCACACTGGCCCGCCGGTTGCGCTGA